Proteins co-encoded in one Leptospira montravelensis genomic window:
- a CDS encoding glycosyl transferase — protein MKLYFYISGHGFGHISRSGNIIRRLLKEDFIEEIHLISPRISFLDYTHPKLITRNLKLDVGVSQKNSLSIDLQTTKEELIDFEKKKSKLLKEETEYCKKHKIGLILTDSSSFPITIALETGIPSMFIGNFTWDFIYQNYAKDDSYFGTLSEQLQVEYGFATEALVLPFYCPMPPFLESSNIGLVGRKPTLSKSQSRQKFGWKDDTTYILLSFGAYGLEGTKLQTENLPRSIQLVAYGVPGIQIEGILVPEVSHYPDLVAAADFVCTKPGYGILAECYYAKTPILYTDRGDFSEYIHLVNALDLYFRSAYIDLSRIISCQFEEVLTLINTIDSMTPKLELKTDGEEDVLSHLLEYN, from the coding sequence ATGAAACTATATTTTTATATTTCAGGCCACGGTTTTGGACATATCAGTCGCTCAGGAAATATCATAAGGCGCCTACTAAAAGAGGATTTCATTGAAGAAATTCATTTGATCAGTCCGAGAATTTCATTTTTGGATTATACCCATCCAAAACTCATCACAAGAAATTTAAAACTGGATGTAGGAGTTTCGCAAAAAAACTCCCTCTCCATTGATTTACAGACCACAAAAGAAGAACTCATCGACTTCGAAAAAAAGAAATCAAAACTTCTAAAAGAAGAAACAGAATACTGCAAAAAACATAAAATAGGTTTGATCCTAACCGACAGTTCTTCGTTTCCCATTACCATTGCTTTGGAAACAGGAATCCCCAGTATGTTTATTGGGAATTTTACTTGGGATTTTATTTATCAAAATTACGCAAAAGATGATTCATATTTTGGAACTCTCAGCGAACAACTGCAGGTGGAATACGGATTTGCAACGGAAGCATTGGTGTTGCCGTTTTATTGTCCTATGCCCCCTTTCTTAGAGTCATCTAACATTGGCCTTGTGGGAAGAAAACCAACTCTCTCTAAATCGCAAAGCCGACAAAAGTTTGGATGGAAGGATGATACCACATACATCCTATTATCCTTCGGTGCTTACGGCCTAGAAGGAACCAAACTACAAACAGAAAATCTTCCAAGGTCCATCCAACTTGTTGCTTATGGGGTTCCTGGAATCCAAATAGAAGGAATTTTAGTTCCCGAAGTTTCCCATTATCCGGACTTAGTAGCGGCTGCAGATTTTGTGTGTACAAAACCGGGATACGGAATTTTAGCAGAATGTTATTATGCAAAAACCCCCATTCTTTATACAGACCGAGGAGATTTTAGCGAATACATCCATTTGGTAAATGCACTCGATTTATACTTTCGTTCCGCATATATTGACTTATCTCGAATAATTTCTTGTCAATTTGAAGAAGTGCTGACTCTAATTAATACGATCGACTCCATGACTCCAAAGTTAGAATTAAAAACTGACGGAGAAGAGGATGTTCTTTCACACTTATTAGAATACAATTAA